A window of Bacteroidota bacterium contains these coding sequences:
- a CDS encoding glutathione peroxidase, with amino-acid sequence MKHILVIAALAVTAYAMQTPQTATKSLYDFKANSIDGKPFDFSTLKGKKVLIVNTASECGLTPQYKQLQELYDTYGKDGKFMIVGFPANNFMHQEPGTNAEIQTFCQKNYGVTFQMMEKIDVKGETMHPIYHWLTEKAQNGVEDAPVKWNFQKFMIDENGKYLGHVGPQESPMCDQIVNWLKK; translated from the coding sequence ATGAAACACATTCTCGTTATCGCGGCCTTAGCCGTTACAGCCTACGCCATGCAAACACCACAAACTGCCACAAAATCATTGTACGATTTCAAAGCCAACAGCATCGACGGTAAGCCGTTCGACTTCAGCACGCTGAAAGGCAAAAAAGTATTAATTGTAAACACCGCCTCGGAGTGCGGACTCACCCCGCAATACAAACAACTGCAGGAACTTTACGATACCTATGGCAAAGACGGCAAGTTTATGATTGTGGGCTTTCCTGCCAACAATTTCATGCACCAGGAGCCCGGCACCAATGCCGAAATCCAGACCTTTTGCCAGAAAAACTACGGCGTAACGTTTCAGATGATGGAAAAGATTGACGTAAAAGGCGAAACCATGCACCCCATTTACCACTGGCTCACCGAGAAAGCACAGAATGGTGTGGAAGATGCGCCGGTTAAATGGAATTTCCAGAAGTTTATGATTGATGAAAACGGGAAATACTTAGGCCATGTGGGCCCGCAGGAAAGCCCGATGTGTGATCAGATTGTGAATTGGTTGAAGAAGTAA
- a CDS encoding heme exporter protein CcmB, translating to MVLAQTLSLFRRELLTEQRRKYAFFGVLLYVVATVFVSRYSFRVVRDVPTWNALFWIILLFASVIAVARSFAQESSGRMLYLYTLADPRAVLFAKLLYNSLLMVVLGLTGLAVFGIVVNYPVADTPQFLLTLVLGCTGLAGTFTLISAIASKAGNNFALMSVLGFPVVLPMLLAIIRASKMAADGTGWDGAAMYLGIIIALNVIVVTLSGLLFPYLWRD from the coding sequence ATGGTGCTGGCACAAACCCTGAGCCTTTTTCGTCGCGAGCTGCTTACCGAGCAGCGCCGCAAGTATGCGTTTTTCGGGGTGCTGCTGTATGTGGTGGCTACGGTGTTTGTGAGCCGCTACAGCTTTCGCGTGGTGCGCGATGTGCCTACGTGGAATGCGCTGTTCTGGATTATTCTGCTTTTTGCCTCGGTAATTGCGGTGGCGCGGAGTTTTGCGCAGGAAAGCAGCGGACGCATGCTCTACCTCTACACCCTGGCCGATCCGCGTGCCGTGCTGTTTGCCAAACTGCTTTATAACTCGCTTTTAATGGTGGTGCTGGGGCTTACCGGGCTGGCCGTGTTTGGCATTGTGGTAAACTATCCGGTGGCCGATACGCCGCAGTTTCTGCTCACGCTGGTGCTGGGCTGTACGGGGCTGGCGGGCACGTTTACGCTCATTTCGGCCATTGCGTCAAAAGCGGGCAACAACTTTGCGCTTATGTCGGTGCTGGGCTTTCCGGTGGTGCTGCCTATGCTGCTGGCCATTATCCGCGCTTCGAAAATGGCGGCCGATGGGACGGGCTGGGATGGCGCAGCCATGTATCTGGGGATAATAATCGCGTTAAACGTGATCGTTGTCACGCTTTCCGGCCTGTTATTTCCGTACCTTTGGCGCGATTAA
- the ccsA gene encoding cytochrome c biogenesis protein CcsA yields MASAIATSDSVSAISPVSRIKVKNVDEDYFAFPFQHILYESIRNLFFHVPMWFAMIALMAWAVFNNIRYLRGGQLKHDMMAAEAVNAGLLFGVLGLLTGSLWARATWGSWWVDDIKLNGTAITMLAYMAYVVLRGAVDDEQKRARISAVYSIFAFVMMLVLIGVLPRLSGNDSLHPGNGGNPAFGQYDLDSHLRAVFYAACMGWILLGFWVYTIRFRIRLLSEKIHHA; encoded by the coding sequence ATGGCCAGCGCCATAGCCACATCCGACAGCGTTTCGGCCATAAGCCCCGTTAGCCGGATTAAGGTTAAAAACGTGGATGAAGATTACTTCGCTTTCCCTTTCCAGCACATCCTTTACGAATCCATCCGCAACCTGTTTTTCCACGTACCCATGTGGTTTGCCATGATTGCGTTAATGGCTTGGGCCGTGTTTAACAACATCCGCTACCTGCGCGGCGGGCAGCTGAAGCATGATATGATGGCCGCCGAAGCCGTAAACGCAGGTCTTTTGTTTGGCGTACTCGGCTTGCTTACCGGTTCGCTCTGGGCGCGAGCTACATGGGGCAGCTGGTGGGTGGATGATATTAAACTTAACGGCACCGCCATAACCATGCTGGCCTACATGGCTTACGTGGTGCTGCGCGGCGCGGTTGACGATGAACAGAAGCGCGCACGCATATCGGCCGTGTACAGCATTTTTGCGTTTGTAATGATGCTCGTGCTTATTGGCGTGCTGCCCCGGCTTAGTGGCAACGACTCGCTGCATCCCGGCAACGGCGGCAACCCCGCTTTCGGACAGTATGATCTCGACAGCCATTTGCGCGCTGTGTTTTATGCTGCCTGTATGGGCTGGATTTTACTCGGCTTCTGGGTTTATACGATCCGTTTCCGCATCCGTTTACTTTCCGAAAAAATACATCACGCATAA
- a CDS encoding CcmD family protein, with amino-acid sequence MIKRFLLFLAPALLTAHTATAQNADQQIARSLQENGSFNVVLVCIGIVLIGLLIAIIRLDRKVSKLEKEQQARQS; translated from the coding sequence ATGATAAAACGCTTTTTACTTTTTCTCGCTCCGGCATTGTTAACGGCTCACACAGCCACTGCACAAAATGCCGATCAGCAAATTGCCCGATCGCTGCAGGAAAATGGATCGTTTAACGTCGTGCTGGTTTGTATTGGCATTGTGCTTATCGGCCTGCTCATTGCCATTATCCGCCTCGACCGCAAAGTATCAAAACTCGAAAAAGAACAACAAGCCAGGCAGTCATGA
- a CDS encoding cytochrome c maturation protein CcmE codes for MKKTHIISIIIIAAAIVFLVSMLSNSSTYADFNEAAKLGPDEDVHVAGQLVRTKPMEYNPQVDPNRFVFYMTDRNNVERKVVLLKSKPQDFERTPQVVAIGSMKGNEFVAKDVLMKCPSKYNDGKGEMANK; via the coding sequence ATGAAAAAGACGCACATCATAAGCATTATTATTATTGCAGCCGCCATTGTATTTCTGGTGAGCATGCTCAGCAACTCAAGCACCTACGCCGATTTTAATGAGGCCGCAAAACTTGGCCCCGATGAAGACGTACACGTAGCCGGCCAATTAGTGCGCACAAAGCCTATGGAATACAACCCGCAGGTTGATCCCAACCGCTTTGTGTTTTATATGACAGACCGCAACAACGTGGAGCGCAAAGTGGTGCTGCTCAAATCAAAACCGCAGGACTTTGAGCGCACACCGCAGGTAGTAGCCATTGGTTCCATGAAAGGCAATGAATTTGTGGCCAAGGATGTATTGATGAAATGCCCGTCGAAATACAACGACGGTAAAGGCGAAATGGCCAATAAATAA
- the ccsA gene encoding cytochrome c biogenesis protein CcsA codes for MEYIGEQPLWGIVGHCSVVLAFVTALFSAIVNFLRTRDKLGEDNWRKPARIIYYTHFIAVASIFFTLLLMIWNHRFEYQYVWQHSKRDMAMNYILACLWEGQEGSTLLWLLWHAVIGLILIRTAREWEAPVITVVSLVQVFLAMMLLGWYFGDVHVGSSPFTLIREREENIGLPWTFKADYLTTIPAFADGRGLNPLLQNYWMTIHPPTLFLGFALVTVPFAFALSALWLKRWNDWQRPALPWAFTGVGILGIGILMGGAWAYESLSFGGFWAWDPVENASLVPWLTLVGAAHVMLIYRIKGQSLFTTLFLSIISFLLIVYSTFLTKSGVLSETSVHAFTEDGLNHELVWFMSFFLWLSVLLFLPNRISRMIYSGAAVMFGVLFAMNMIAPAMLVFLIISLAGLIYGYRKQFKQPGEEEELWSREFWMFIGSLLLTFVAVIVIVYTSSPVINRFLRIGPVHDMFHWLYDLAPGNGMLKQLAEAKMAPGNDVVDFYNRWTIPFTVLIVLLVAVTQYFKYKKDEFGVFAKKIRRSFFISAAISLPLMVFLYFNADWSEPGFDRGYMSIMNALLLFASVFAVLSNSDYWYKILKGRIKSAGASIAHIGFGLLLLGALISTSKKDTISQNTSDIDVRSIDQSGDNAANIFLRRGDVMPMGDYMVRYTGREYKLVDGTPYVYFNVDYMKKDAAGQLENAFTLRPFIQLNERMGNAAEPDTRHYLHKDIYTFIKFVPMTSLQPPGKDENSDYSTPKNHTVVPGDTIAADNSIAVLDSIYSVRNNSELNLAQSEVAIAARFRVTGRSNAEGDLKTTTLTGYFVADTATGRTRQIDARDNDLGLKLTFYKVNPQNGRIDVYASEQNNVKRDFIVMEATIFPAINILWIGCLVMFFGTMLAVRERWKTLRKKPADTLPENQA; via the coding sequence ATGGAGTACATCGGCGAGCAGCCATTGTGGGGAATTGTAGGGCACTGCAGCGTGGTGCTGGCTTTTGTAACGGCTCTCTTTTCGGCAATTGTAAACTTCCTGCGCACACGCGATAAGCTGGGCGAGGACAACTGGCGGAAACCGGCACGTATTATCTATTACACCCATTTCATCGCCGTAGCCAGCATTTTCTTTACGCTGCTGCTTATGATCTGGAACCACCGTTTCGAGTATCAGTATGTATGGCAGCACTCCAAGCGCGACATGGCCATGAACTATATCCTGGCCTGCCTCTGGGAAGGACAGGAAGGCAGCACGCTGCTCTGGCTTTTGTGGCATGCGGTAATCGGACTTATACTGATACGTACAGCCAGAGAATGGGAAGCGCCTGTAATTACAGTGGTTTCGCTGGTGCAGGTTTTCTTAGCCATGATGCTGCTGGGCTGGTATTTTGGCGATGTACATGTGGGCAGCAGTCCGTTTACACTCATCCGCGAGCGCGAAGAAAACATTGGATTGCCGTGGACCTTCAAAGCCGATTACCTCACTACCATTCCCGCATTTGCCGACGGGCGCGGACTTAATCCGCTGCTGCAGAATTACTGGATGACCATTCACCCGCCCACGCTGTTTCTGGGTTTTGCGCTGGTAACCGTTCCTTTTGCGTTTGCCCTGAGTGCGCTCTGGCTCAAGCGCTGGAACGACTGGCAGCGCCCTGCCCTGCCCTGGGCCTTTACCGGTGTGGGCATTCTGGGAATCGGCATTCTTATGGGCGGTGCGTGGGCGTATGAATCGCTGAGCTTTGGCGGTTTCTGGGCGTGGGATCCGGTTGAAAATGCGTCGCTCGTGCCCTGGCTAACGTTGGTAGGCGCCGCGCACGTAATGCTCATTTACCGCATCAAAGGACAATCGCTGTTTACCACACTTTTCCTCAGCATTATTTCCTTTTTGCTCATTGTGTATTCCACCTTCCTCACCAAAAGCGGCGTACTTTCCGAAACATCGGTACATGCGTTTACCGAAGACGGACTGAATCACGAATTGGTGTGGTTTATGTCGTTTTTCCTCTGGCTCTCAGTCTTGCTGTTTTTGCCAAACCGTATTTCACGAATGATTTATTCGGGCGCAGCGGTGATGTTCGGGGTGTTGTTTGCAATGAATATGATTGCGCCGGCCATGCTGGTTTTTCTGATTATTTCGCTGGCCGGTCTTATTTACGGCTACCGCAAGCAGTTTAAGCAACCGGGCGAGGAAGAAGAACTCTGGTCGCGCGAGTTCTGGATGTTTATCGGGTCGCTGCTGCTTACGTTTGTGGCAGTTATTGTAATTGTGTACACTTCATCGCCGGTAATTAACCGCTTCCTGCGCATCGGGCCTGTGCACGATATGTTTCACTGGCTGTATGATCTGGCGCCCGGCAACGGTATGCTCAAACAGCTTGCCGAGGCTAAAATGGCGCCGGGCAACGATGTGGTGGATTTTTACAACCGGTGGACCATTCCGTTTACCGTGCTCATTGTGTTGCTGGTGGCAGTAACGCAATACTTCAAATACAAAAAAGATGAATTCGGGGTGTTTGCGAAAAAGATACGCCGCTCGTTCTTTATCAGCGCAGCCATTTCGCTGCCCCTGATGGTGTTTTTGTATTTCAATGCCGATTGGAGCGAGCCCGGTTTCGATCGCGGATACATGAGCATAATGAATGCGCTGCTGCTGTTTGCCTCGGTGTTTGCGGTGCTTTCGAACAGCGATTACTGGTACAAAATCCTGAAAGGCCGCATCAAAAGCGCAGGTGCTTCCATTGCGCACATCGGTTTTGGTTTGCTGCTGCTGGGCGCGCTTATTTCGACCTCAAAGAAAGACACCATTTCGCAGAACACATCGGATATTGATGTGCGCTCCATTGATCAGAGCGGCGACAATGCGGCCAATATTTTCCTGCGCCGTGGCGATGTAATGCCGATGGGCGATTACATGGTGCGCTACACCGGCCGCGAATACAAGCTGGTTGACGGCACGCCTTATGTGTATTTCAATGTGGATTACATGAAAAAGGATGCGGCAGGTCAGCTTGAAAACGCCTTTACCCTACGCCCGTTCATCCAGCTCAACGAGCGTATGGGCAATGCCGCCGAGCCCGATACGCGCCACTACCTGCACAAAGACATTTACACCTTTATCAAATTTGTGCCCATGACCTCGCTGCAGCCTCCCGGCAAAGACGAAAACAGCGATTACAGCACACCCAAAAACCACACCGTGGTGCCCGGCGATACCATTGCTGCCGACAACAGCATTGCCGTGCTCGATTCCATTTACTCGGTACGCAACAACAGCGAACTCAACCTTGCACAGTCCGAAGTAGCCATTGCCGCCCGCTTCCGCGTTACAGGCCGCTCCAATGCCGAGGGCGATCTGAAAACCACCACGCTAACCGGCTATTTCGTAGCCGACACCGCCACCGGCCGCACACGGCAAATTGATGCCCGCGATAATGACCTCGGCCTGAAACTCACATTCTACAAGGTAAATCCGCAAAACGGCCGCATTGATGTGTACGCCTCCGAGCAAAACAACGTAAAGCGCGATTTCATTGTAATGGAAGCCACCATTTTCCCGGCCATCAATATTCTGTGGATTGGCTGTCTGGTGATGTTTTTTGGAACGATGCTGGCCGTGCGCGAACGCTGGAAAACACTGCGTAAAAAGCCGGCAGACACATTGCCCGAAAACCAGGCCTGA
- a CDS encoding gliding motility-associated C-terminal domain-containing protein, with product MSSIRIYIVVIILFQSIPTPVNGQNGVWTWMKGTTVPDFPGNYGIQNVPSPANEPPALYEAAEWTDLNGNFWIFGGILTGSSGGVYNSALWRFDPITNNWTWMKGPSSFSATSVFGTQGVPSPANYPSGRGFGAVSWTDLAGNLWLFGGCGLDGNGSDTYLNELWMYNITTNEWTWMGGSLTGNSPGNFGTQGVPAPSNWPPGKCETSVSWVDGNGDLWTYGGLSLPPVNSYDDVWRYNIATNTWTWMSGQTPNPSISFTQPNYGILGVPSPANTPGTRQAYAHWQDTQGRFWMFGGYPVAGSPLNNTADMWMYDPTTLLWTWMAGTSTTSFSPTFTSTCLPGGVPAGTLEDRACWTDACGRFWSMSTSGISGNYSHLWFFDPTNLQFTWVTGTLSNSPPAVYGTQGVPAPANYPDGILGSNGFVSAQGDLWLFGGLLQSGAGSGTNLLWRYQPDAQCSGGGIIANLTVNADSTGCAPFSMPFSASGANAGLVFEWDFGDPAVNSDTATGSNPFYVYTTPGIYTVTLVTSVTGCAGAGDTSTLLIQVLQPPAVSLGNDTILCPGQTLTLTAGNPGNIYSWNTGATTQTISVDQTALYAVSVNAQGCIATDSISVTLLPGSELPAAATLCGSLTGLILDAGNSGTAYLWNTGDTSRAITVNEPGIYSITFTTANCIITDSIEVTGSVGEGNVYIPNSFTPNGDGLNDRFSGVGEDFTSYHLVIFNRWGELIFETPDPDGWDGNYAGQRAESDVYVYLFSYSSACTGGKVVDRRGAVTLIR from the coding sequence ATGAGCAGCATCCGGATTTACATAGTTGTTATCATTCTTTTTCAGTCTATCCCAACGCCTGTGAACGGGCAAAATGGAGTGTGGACCTGGATGAAGGGAACCACTGTACCCGATTTTCCCGGTAATTACGGAATACAAAATGTACCTTCTCCGGCTAATGAACCACCTGCATTGTATGAAGCTGCTGAATGGACAGACCTGAACGGGAACTTCTGGATTTTTGGCGGCATTCTGACGGGTAGCAGCGGCGGAGTCTATAATTCGGCACTGTGGCGTTTTGACCCGATAACGAACAACTGGACGTGGATGAAAGGCCCTTCGTCATTTTCAGCCACAAGTGTTTTTGGCACTCAGGGCGTGCCTTCTCCAGCCAATTATCCTTCGGGGAGAGGCTTTGGTGCTGTAAGCTGGACTGACCTTGCCGGCAATCTCTGGCTTTTTGGCGGATGCGGTCTTGACGGTAACGGTTCCGATACCTATCTCAATGAATTGTGGATGTATAACATTACCACCAATGAATGGACTTGGATGGGCGGATCGCTTACGGGAAATTCACCGGGAAACTTTGGTACGCAAGGTGTACCTGCTCCTTCAAACTGGCCTCCCGGAAAGTGCGAAACATCGGTTTCCTGGGTTGATGGAAATGGGGATCTATGGACATATGGAGGACTATCTTTACCACCTGTAAATAGTTATGATGATGTCTGGCGCTACAACATCGCAACAAACACATGGACCTGGATGAGCGGTCAGACACCGAACCCGTCAATTTCGTTTACCCAGCCTAATTACGGCATACTTGGAGTTCCCTCGCCGGCAAATACACCGGGAACCCGTCAGGCATACGCGCACTGGCAAGACACTCAGGGCCGGTTCTGGATGTTTGGCGGTTATCCGGTTGCGGGAAGTCCGCTAAACAATACAGCTGATATGTGGATGTATGATCCAACAACCTTGCTCTGGACCTGGATGGCGGGAACGTCAACGACCTCATTTTCTCCCACTTTCACATCAACCTGTTTACCCGGAGGCGTTCCGGCAGGAACACTGGAAGACAGAGCGTGCTGGACAGATGCATGTGGAAGATTTTGGTCGATGTCAACCTCCGGGATCTCCGGCAATTATTCGCACCTCTGGTTTTTTGACCCAACCAACCTGCAATTTACCTGGGTAACGGGTACACTATCCAATTCGCCTCCGGCTGTTTACGGCACACAGGGTGTTCCGGCTCCTGCAAATTATCCGGACGGGATTTTAGGTTCAAACGGATTTGTATCGGCACAAGGCGATTTGTGGCTGTTTGGTGGTCTTTTACAATCTGGTGCAGGCTCAGGCACCAACTTGCTCTGGCGATATCAGCCGGATGCACAATGCTCCGGAGGCGGTATAATTGCAAATCTTACCGTAAATGCCGACAGTACAGGATGCGCTCCTTTTTCGATGCCATTTTCGGCTTCCGGTGCTAATGCGGGACTCGTTTTTGAATGGGACTTCGGTGATCCGGCTGTGAACTCAGATACAGCCACGGGCAGCAATCCGTTTTATGTATATACCACACCCGGGATTTATACGGTAACGCTGGTTACCTCAGTTACAGGATGTGCAGGTGCGGGAGACACCAGCACATTGCTTATTCAGGTGCTGCAACCTCCTGCAGTATCACTCGGCAACGATACCATTCTTTGTCCCGGTCAAACACTTACGCTTACTGCCGGAAACCCCGGAAACATTTACAGTTGGAACACCGGAGCTACTACTCAAACCATTTCCGTTGATCAAACCGCCCTGTATGCGGTAAGTGTGAATGCACAAGGCTGCATCGCAACCGACAGTATTTCGGTTACACTGCTTCCCGGCTCAGAATTGCCCGCTGCCGCTACGCTTTGCGGTTCATTAACTGGTCTTATTCTTGATGCCGGAAATTCAGGCACAGCTTACCTTTGGAACACTGGCGATACTTCCCGTGCCATTACAGTAAATGAGCCGGGCATATACAGCATAACGTTTACAACCGCAAACTGCATCATTACCGACAGCATTGAAGTAACCGGCAGCGTGGGCGAAGGAAATGTTTACATCCCCAACAGTTTTACCCCCAACGGCGACGGCTTAAACGACCGGTTCAGCGGTGTTGGTGAAGACTTTACCAGTTACCACCTCGTAATTTTTAACCGCTGGGGCGAGTTGATTTTTGAAACCCCTGACCCAGACGGCTGGGATGGAAATTATGCCGGACAGCGCGCCGAGAGTGATGTGTATGTATATCTGTTTTCTTACTCCAGCGCCTGCACAGGAGGGAAAGTAGTTGACCGCCGCGGAGCAGTGACGCTTATCCGGTAA
- a CDS encoding SDR family oxidoreductase, giving the protein MILVTGATGHLGQAVIDQLLTRIPASEIAALVRNPHKAASLHAKGISIREGDYHNKAALLAAMQGVDKLLFISSSDFNDRPGQQRNVVDAAKEAGVKHIFYTSVSMNNAGNSAIGWLMADHFTTEEYIKASGLTYTFLQHGLYMEVLPMFLGEKVFETGVFFPAGEGKTALVSRLDLAEVAANVLTGSGHENKAYPLAGSRAHSFADVAASLSAHSGKTVAYTDAPADVFENVLKGAGLPDHVVVMSTGFAAAMKNGDFDNAGDTLEQLLGRAPKSVSDFLKTAY; this is encoded by the coding sequence ATGATTCTTGTAACCGGTGCCACCGGCCATCTGGGCCAGGCTGTAATTGATCAACTGCTCACCCGAATTCCCGCATCAGAAATTGCTGCGCTGGTGCGCAATCCTCACAAAGCCGCATCACTCCACGCCAAAGGCATAAGCATTCGCGAGGGCGATTACCACAATAAAGCTGCGCTGCTGGCAGCAATGCAGGGTGTGGACAAACTCCTGTTCATTTCGTCGAGCGATTTTAACGATCGTCCGGGGCAGCAGCGCAATGTGGTGGATGCGGCCAAAGAGGCCGGTGTGAAGCACATTTTCTACACCAGTGTGAGCATGAACAATGCAGGCAATTCGGCCATAGGCTGGCTCATGGCCGATCATTTTACTACCGAGGAGTACATCAAAGCCAGCGGACTTACGTACACGTTTTTGCAGCACGGGTTGTACATGGAAGTGCTGCCCATGTTCCTCGGCGAAAAGGTGTTTGAAACCGGCGTGTTTTTCCCGGCGGGCGAAGGCAAAACAGCACTTGTATCGCGGCTTGATCTGGCCGAGGTGGCGGCCAATGTACTCACCGGCAGCGGCCACGAAAACAAAGCCTATCCGCTGGCCGGCAGCCGTGCCCACAGCTTTGCCGATGTGGCTGCCAGCCTGAGCGCGCACAGCGGCAAAACAGTTGCCTACACCGATGCGCCTGCCGATGTGTTTGAAAATGTACTCAAAGGCGCAGGCCTGCCCGATCACGTCGTGGTCATGTCAACCGGCTTTGCCGCCGCCATGAAAAACGGCGATTTCGATAATGCAGGCGATACGCTTGAACAGCTGCTGGGCAGAGCGCCTAAATCAGTAAGCGATTTCCTGAAAACTGCATATTAG
- a CDS encoding helix-turn-helix transcriptional regulator — protein MKKPKHQLPYSLELTQRCTATYMLALNDTLNVLQGKWKVPVMGALSVGKKRFSEIEREIPGINPRMLSKELRELEVNGMVNRTVYDSFPVTIEYSLTPSGISFKRVLDVMVEWGVEHRTAVLAQNSRRKKSAA, from the coding sequence ATGAAAAAGCCGAAGCACCAACTCCCCTACTCGCTCGAACTTACGCAGCGCTGCACCGCTACATACATGCTTGCGCTTAACGATACGCTTAATGTGCTGCAGGGCAAATGGAAAGTGCCGGTTATGGGTGCGCTTTCTGTGGGTAAAAAACGGTTCAGCGAAATTGAACGCGAAATTCCCGGCATCAATCCACGCATGCTTTCCAAAGAACTCCGCGAGCTTGAAGTAAACGGCATGGTTAACCGCACGGTTTACGATTCGTTTCCCGTTACCATCGAATACTCGCTTACGCCTTCCGGTATTTCCTTTAAGCGTGTGCTGGATGTAATGGTAGAATGGGGCGTTGAACACCGCACGGCAGTACTGGCCCAAAACAGCCGCCGGAAAAAGTCGGCCGCGTAG
- a CDS encoding T9SS type A sorting domain-containing protein, with protein MIRSVIAVILPCLFSFTLFAQPGPQPPFTIEFEAVATPQPLPGLHSFAFAKDGSRWLFAGGRINGLHGFSTNDNFPVQYANGNLIVIDTATWQVYQSPVYPLGLQMADPLRSTNMQFTQRGNYLYMTGGFGWDSIANGYRTFPTLTALRVDSVIDAVINSTPLAPHIRQLVDTSMRVCGGEMALLGNEFYLCFGHNFSGRYSDPPTPTFIQRYTEQIRRFEIVDNGISLQIANYTAFTDTAHFHRRDLNLGHIIKPNGSEALMAFSGVFQKNVNLPWPAPVLIDSSGGTLQAGFTQLLNNYTCGMVPVFDSLQGDMYTVFMGGMGWYTYNASSNAWDYDSLVPFVSDIGVVTQYANGQLAQSVLPLRMNGLQGSNAKFIAAAPAMQYANDVINLRRMPGRVLAGYLYGGIQSQLPNLSPTTVAVDTVYRVWITPDQLLLQAGEQHAGLAFMRIFPNPAAGQACVRIKTTQTEVLRISLLDMQGKMLQQHQLAASAGLQQDFWLSTAQLSSGLYFVKVETASGVQMQRLAVQQ; from the coding sequence ATGATCCGCTCTGTCATAGCCGTTATTCTGCCCTGCCTGTTTTCTTTCACGCTGTTTGCCCAGCCCGGCCCGCAGCCTCCGTTTACCATTGAGTTTGAAGCCGTGGCTACGCCGCAACCGTTGCCGGGGCTGCATTCGTTTGCCTTTGCAAAGGATGGTTCGCGCTGGTTGTTTGCGGGCGGACGTATAAACGGGCTGCACGGGTTTTCGACCAACGATAATTTCCCGGTGCAGTATGCCAATGGCAACCTCATTGTAATTGATACCGCCACCTGGCAGGTGTATCAAAGTCCGGTTTACCCGCTGGGCCTGCAAATGGCCGATCCGCTGCGAAGCACCAACATGCAGTTTACACAGCGCGGCAACTATTTGTACATGACCGGCGGCTTTGGCTGGGACAGTATTGCCAATGGCTACCGCACCTTTCCCACGCTTACTGCGCTGCGGGTTGACAGTGTAATTGACGCGGTAATCAACAGCACGCCGCTTGCGCCGCACATCCGCCAGCTTGTGGATACCAGTATGCGCGTATGCGGGGGCGAAATGGCTTTGCTGGGCAATGAATTTTACCTCTGCTTCGGTCACAATTTCAGCGGGCGTTATTCTGATCCGCCCACGCCCACATTTATACAACGTTACACCGAGCAGATTCGCCGCTTCGAAATTGTTGATAACGGCATTTCGCTGCAAATTGCCAATTACACGGCCTTTACAGACACGGCCCACTTTCACCGCCGCGACCTGAATCTCGGCCACATTATCAAACCAAACGGCAGCGAGGCGCTGATGGCGTTCAGCGGCGTATTCCAGAAAAACGTAAACCTGCCCTGGCCCGCGCCGGTTCTCATCGACAGCAGCGGCGGCACTTTGCAGGCCGGCTTTACGCAGTTGCTCAACAACTACACCTGCGGCATGGTGCCCGTGTTTGATTCGCTGCAGGGCGATATGTACACGGTGTTTATGGGTGGCATGGGCTGGTACACCTACAACGCCAGCAGCAATGCGTGGGACTATGATTCGCTGGTGCCGTTTGTGAGCGATATTGGCGTGGTTACACAGTATGCAAACGGGCAGCTGGCGCAAAGTGTATTGCCACTGCGCATGAACGGACTGCAAGGCTCCAATGCAAAGTTTATTGCCGCTGCGCCCGCCATGCAGTATGCAAACGATGTAATTAATCTGCGCCGTATGCCAGGGCGTGTGCTGGCCGGCTACCTGTATGGCGGCATACAGTCGCAACTGCCCAACCTCTCGCCCACTACCGTGGCGGTGGACACCGTGTACCGCGTGTGGATTACGCCCGATCAGTTGCTGCTGCAGGCCGGCGAACAGCATGCGGGCCTTGCGTTTATGCGTATTTTCCCGAATCCGGCCGCAGGCCAGGCCTGTGTGCGCATAAAAACCACGCAAACCGAGGTACTGCGCATTTCGCTGCTTGACATGCAGGGGAAAATGCTGCAGCAGCATCAGCTGGCCGCCTCAGCCGGATTGCAGCAGGATTTCTGGCTTTCCACCGCGCAGCTTTCGTCGGGTTTATATTTTGTGAAAGTTGAAACCGCCTCAGGTGTGCAGATGCAGCGGCTGGCGGTGCAGCAGTAA